In the genome of Pseudomonas protegens, one region contains:
- a CDS encoding MFS transporter, with amino-acid sequence MTTVPASAAQSAQPARPLTRSDYKTLSLSALGGALEFYDFIIFVFFATVVGKLFFPADMPEWLRLMQTFGIFAAGYLARPLGGIVMAHFGDLLGRKKMFTLSIFMMAVPTLIMGLLPTYAQIGLWAPILLLLMRVIQGAAIGGEVPGAWVFVSEHVPQRHIGYACGTLTSGLTAGILLGSLVATAINSIYTPVEVADYAWRIPFLLGGVFGLFSVYLRRLLHETPVFAELQQRKALAEELPLRAVLRDHRGAIVISMLLTWLLSAGIIVVILMTPTVLQTAYKFPAITVLEANSVAIVFLSLGCVISGVLADRFGAGKVFVFGSALLLATSWTFYHGLLDNPQWLFPMYALTGLFVGTIGAVPYVMVKAFPAVVRFSGLSFSYNLAYAIFGGLTPMVVTWLLKESPMGPAYYVAIICGIGLLVGLYLWVKGR; translated from the coding sequence ATGACCACTGTGCCTGCGAGCGCCGCGCAATCTGCGCAACCCGCCCGTCCGCTGACCCGTAGTGACTACAAGACCTTGTCCCTGTCCGCCCTGGGCGGGGCGCTGGAGTTCTACGACTTCATCATCTTCGTGTTCTTCGCCACCGTGGTCGGCAAGCTGTTCTTCCCGGCGGACATGCCCGAGTGGCTGCGCCTGATGCAGACCTTCGGCATCTTCGCCGCCGGTTACCTGGCCCGCCCCCTGGGCGGGATCGTCATGGCCCACTTCGGCGACCTGCTGGGGCGCAAGAAGATGTTCACCCTGAGCATCTTCATGATGGCGGTGCCGACCCTGATCATGGGCCTCTTGCCGACCTACGCGCAGATCGGCCTGTGGGCGCCGATCCTGCTGTTGCTGATGCGGGTGATCCAGGGCGCGGCCATCGGCGGTGAAGTGCCCGGCGCCTGGGTCTTCGTTTCCGAGCACGTGCCGCAGCGGCATATCGGCTATGCCTGCGGCACCCTGACCTCGGGCCTGACCGCCGGGATTCTCCTGGGCTCGCTGGTGGCCACCGCCATCAACAGCATCTATACCCCGGTGGAAGTGGCCGACTACGCCTGGCGGATCCCGTTCCTGCTGGGTGGGGTGTTCGGTCTGTTCTCGGTGTACCTGCGCCGCCTGCTGCACGAAACCCCGGTGTTCGCCGAACTGCAGCAGCGCAAGGCCCTGGCCGAAGAGCTGCCGCTGCGCGCGGTGCTGCGCGATCATCGCGGCGCCATCGTGATTTCCATGCTGCTGACCTGGCTGCTGTCCGCCGGGATCATCGTGGTGATCCTGATGACCCCGACCGTGCTGCAGACGGCCTATAAATTCCCCGCCATCACCGTCCTGGAAGCCAACAGCGTGGCGATTGTGTTCCTCAGCCTGGGCTGCGTGATCTCCGGGGTTCTGGCGGATCGTTTCGGCGCCGGCAAGGTGTTCGTGTTCGGCAGCGCCTTGCTGCTGGCCACCTCCTGGACCTTCTATCACGGCCTGCTGGACAACCCGCAGTGGCTGTTCCCGATGTATGCCCTGACTGGCCTGTTTGTCGGCACCATCGGCGCGGTGCCCTACGTGATGGTCAAGGCGTTCCCGGCGGTGGTGCGCTTCAGCGGCCTGTCGTTTTCCTACAACCTGGCCTACGCGATCTTCGGTGGCCTGACGCCGATGGTGGTGACCTGGCTGCTCAAGGAAAGCCCGATGGGCCCGGCCTACTATGTGGCAATCATTTGCGGCATCGGCCTGCTGGTGGGGCTGTACCTGTGGGTCAAGGGCCGCTGA
- a CDS encoding phosphate ABC transporter substrate-binding protein PstS: MKLKRLMAAMTFVAAGVATAHAVAAVDPAIPSYTKTTGVSGNLSSVGSDTLANLMTLWAENYKKEYPNVNIQIQAAGSATAPPALTEGTSNLGPMSRKMKDTELAAFEQKYGYKPTAIPVAVDALAVFVHKDNPIQHLTMEQVDAIFSSTRLCGAKEEVKTWGDLGVKGDLANKPVQLFGRNSVSGTYGYFKEEALCKGDYKPNVNEQPGSASVVQSISSSLNGIGYSGIGYKTASVKTVALAKKGSSDFIEDTEENALNGKYPLSRFLYVYVNKAPNKPLAPLEAEFVKLVLSKQGQEVVVKDGYIPLPAKVAAKALADLGLKEGA, from the coding sequence ATGAAACTGAAGCGTTTGATGGCGGCAATGACCTTTGTCGCCGCTGGCGTTGCGACTGCCCACGCGGTTGCCGCTGTTGACCCTGCTATCCCGAGCTACACCAAGACCACTGGTGTGTCGGGCAACCTGTCCAGCGTCGGTTCCGATACCTTGGCGAACCTGATGACCCTGTGGGCCGAGAACTACAAAAAAGAATACCCGAACGTCAACATTCAGATTCAGGCCGCCGGCTCCGCCACCGCGCCACCCGCGCTGACCGAAGGCACCTCCAACCTCGGCCCGATGAGCCGCAAGATGAAGGACACCGAATTGGCGGCCTTCGAGCAGAAGTACGGCTACAAGCCAACCGCTATCCCGGTGGCCGTGGACGCCCTGGCGGTGTTCGTGCACAAGGACAACCCGATCCAGCACCTGACCATGGAACAGGTCGATGCGATCTTCTCCTCGACTCGTCTGTGTGGCGCTAAAGAAGAAGTGAAGACCTGGGGCGACCTGGGCGTGAAGGGCGACCTGGCCAACAAGCCGGTTCAGCTGTTCGGCCGCAACTCGGTATCCGGCACCTACGGCTACTTCAAGGAAGAAGCCCTGTGCAAAGGCGACTACAAGCCTAACGTCAACGAACAACCTGGTTCGGCGTCGGTGGTGCAGTCCATCAGCTCCTCGCTGAACGGCATCGGCTACTCGGGCATCGGCTACAAGACCGCCAGCGTGAAGACCGTGGCCCTGGCCAAGAAAGGCAGCAGCGACTTCATCGAAGACACCGAAGAAAACGCCCTGAACGGCAAGTACCCGCTGTCGCGCTTCCTCTACGTTTACGTCAACAAGGCCCCGAACAAGCCTCTGGCCCCGCTGGAAGCCGAGTTCGTGAAACTGGTCCTGTCCAAGCAGGGTCAGGAAGTAGTGGTCAAAGACGGCTACATCCCACTGCCAGCCAAGGTAGCCGCCAAGGCCCTGGCTGACCTGGGCCTGAAAGAAGGCGCATAA
- a CDS encoding ABC transporter permease subunit has product MNDLANSTMTTTSPPKRIDFNTPELQRKRRIRALKDRLTRWYVLVGGLAVLGAITLIFFFLAYVVAPLFQGAELTAKDPLTPAWMQDAGKPLMFSLEEQNQVAMRVSDKGQALFFDIDSGAELRKVDLPIPAGASVTAIGKDQPGNPLVVVGLSNGQALVFRHTYKVSYPDGKKTISPAIEYPYGDTPITLNEQGGALEHVNLNATDSSLIIAGSTGAQLHVLKLTREENMMTGEVTSEQNRIELPQMTEAVKAMYIDPRQQWLYVINGRAQADVFSLRDKSLNGRYKLLEDASAEVTASTQLVGGISLIIGTSKGGLAQWFMARDPDGELRLKQIRTFQMGTAPIVEITAEERRKGFVALDAAGKLGVFHSTAHRTLLVDQVVDGQGLFGLSPRANRVIVEAGGKLQPLLLDNPHPEVSWSALWSKVWYENYDEPKYVWQSTAANTDFEPKLSLSPLTFGTLKAAFYAMLLAAPLAVAAAIYTAYFMAPGMRRKVKPVIELMEAMPTVILGFFAGLFLAPYVEGHLPGIFSLLLLLPIGILVAGFAWSRLPESLRLKVPDGWESAILIPVIIFVGFLSLYMSPFMENWFFGGDMRMWISHDLGITYDQRNALVVGLAMGFAVIPNIYSIAEDAVFSVPRGLTLGSLALGATPWQTMTRVVILTASPGIFSALMIGMGRAVGETMIVLMATGNTPVMEMNLFEGLRTLAANVAVEMPESEVGGSHYRVLFLSALVLLLFTFVMNTLAELIRQRLRKKYSSL; this is encoded by the coding sequence ATGAATGATCTGGCCAACTCCACCATGACTACGACTTCTCCCCCCAAGCGCATTGACTTCAATACGCCTGAGCTGCAACGCAAGCGCCGCATCCGCGCGCTCAAAGACCGTCTGACCCGCTGGTACGTCCTTGTTGGCGGCCTGGCCGTACTGGGCGCGATCACCCTGATCTTCTTCTTCCTCGCTTACGTCGTTGCGCCGCTGTTCCAGGGCGCCGAGCTGACCGCCAAGGACCCGCTGACGCCCGCCTGGATGCAGGACGCCGGCAAGCCGCTGATGTTCTCCCTGGAAGAGCAGAATCAGGTGGCCATGCGCGTCTCCGACAAGGGCCAGGCACTGTTCTTCGACATCGACAGCGGCGCCGAGCTGCGCAAGGTCGACCTGCCGATCCCTGCAGGCGCCAGCGTCACCGCCATCGGCAAGGACCAGCCCGGCAACCCGCTGGTGGTGGTCGGTCTGTCCAACGGCCAGGCCCTGGTGTTCCGTCACACCTACAAGGTCAGCTACCCGGACGGCAAGAAGACCATCTCGCCGGCCATCGAGTACCCCTACGGCGACACCCCGATCACCCTCAACGAGCAGGGTGGCGCGCTGGAGCACGTCAATCTCAACGCCACCGATTCGTCGCTGATCATCGCCGGTTCCACCGGTGCGCAGTTGCATGTGCTGAAGCTGACCCGCGAAGAGAACATGATGACCGGCGAGGTCACCAGCGAGCAGAACCGCATCGAGCTGCCGCAGATGACCGAGGCGGTCAAGGCCATGTACATCGATCCGCGCCAGCAATGGCTGTATGTGATCAATGGCCGGGCCCAGGCCGACGTGTTCAGCCTGCGCGACAAGAGCCTCAACGGTCGCTACAAACTGCTGGAAGACGCCAGCGCTGAAGTCACCGCCAGCACCCAGCTGGTGGGCGGCATCTCGCTGATCATCGGTACTTCCAAGGGCGGCCTGGCCCAATGGTTCATGGCCCGCGACCCGGACGGCGAGCTGCGCCTGAAGCAGATCCGCACCTTCCAGATGGGCACCGCGCCGATCGTGGAAATCACCGCCGAAGAGCGCCGCAAGGGCTTCGTCGCCCTGGACGCCGCCGGCAAGCTCGGGGTGTTCCACAGCACCGCCCATCGCACCCTGCTGGTGGACCAGGTGGTGGACGGCCAGGGCCTGTTCGGCCTGTCGCCACGGGCCAACCGGGTGATCGTCGAGGCCGGCGGCAAGTTGCAACCGCTGCTGCTCGACAACCCGCACCCGGAAGTGTCCTGGAGCGCGCTGTGGAGCAAGGTCTGGTACGAGAACTACGACGAGCCTAAGTACGTCTGGCAATCCACCGCGGCCAACACCGATTTCGAACCCAAGCTGAGCCTCTCGCCGCTGACCTTCGGCACCCTGAAGGCGGCGTTCTACGCCATGCTGCTGGCGGCGCCATTGGCGGTGGCGGCGGCGATCTACACCGCCTACTTCATGGCCCCGGGCATGCGCCGCAAGGTCAAGCCGGTGATCGAGCTGATGGAAGCGATGCCGACGGTGATCCTCGGCTTCTTCGCCGGGCTGTTCCTCGCGCCTTATGTCGAGGGCCACTTACCGGGCATCTTCAGCCTGCTGCTCCTGCTGCCGATCGGCATCCTGGTGGCCGGTTTCGCCTGGAGCCGCCTGCCGGAGTCGCTGCGCCTGAAAGTGCCGGACGGCTGGGAAAGCGCGATCCTGATCCCGGTGATCATCTTCGTCGGCTTCCTCTCGCTGTACATGAGCCCGTTCATGGAGAACTGGTTCTTCGGCGGCGACATGCGCATGTGGATCTCCCATGACTTAGGCATCACCTACGACCAGCGCAACGCCCTGGTGGTCGGCCTGGCCATGGGTTTTGCGGTAATCCCGAACATCTACTCCATCGCCGAAGACGCCGTGTTCAGCGTGCCGCGCGGCCTGACCCTGGGCTCCCTGGCCCTGGGCGCCACGCCGTGGCAGACCATGACGCGGGTGGTGATCCTCACCGCCAGCCCGGGCATCTTCTCGGCACTGATGATCGGCATGGGCCGCGCCGTGGGCGAAACCATGATTGTGCTGATGGCCACCGGCAACACCCCGGTCATGGAAATGAACCTGTTCGAAGGCCTGCGCACCCTGGCCGCCAACGTCGCGGTGGAAATGCCCGAATCGGAAGTCGGCGGCAGCCACTACCGCGTGCTGTTCCTCTCGGCGCTGGTGCTGCTGCTGTTCACCTTCGTCATGAACACCCTCGCCGAGCTGATCCGTCAGCGTCTGCGCAAGAAATACTCGTCGCTTTAA
- the pstA gene encoding phosphate ABC transporter permease PstA, which yields MKQNSLKDWFKSGAPGVWISGGAVSIAVIMTIGLLAVIAVRGLGHFWPADLVHASYDVPGQANHLVIGEVVQKEEVPRARLKSAGLPVPDQGPEFMTRELIKVGNRDLNGNDFTWIVGEWLTNQSYPKELMAIERREWGNFYGYLVNVKESGKVIAEGEAAWPELQARINRVNQLAAQLKTLEKSDIGAINAGLERIRLHGRKLELDGKMSPAAQADMDAERAELNARYQEIEARLSDLHAQFNRDSLTARDANGKEIEIGLGKVVHAYQPNAMGTFTKIGFYFSKVWEFLSDDPREANTEGGIFPAIFGTVMMTLIMAMIVTPFGVLAAVYLREYAKQNALTRVIRIAVNNLAGVPAIVYGVFGLGFFVYVLGGSVDRLFFPEALPAPTFGTPGLLWASLTLALLAVPVVIVATEEGLARIPRTVREGSLALGATKAETLWKIVLPMASPAMMTGMILAVARAAGEVAPLMLVGVVKLAPSLPLDGNYPYLHLDQKIMHLGFHIYDVGFQSPNVEAARPLVYATALLLVLVIATLNLSAVWIRNHLREKYKALDS from the coding sequence GTGAAACAGAACTCCCTAAAAGACTGGTTCAAGAGCGGCGCCCCGGGCGTCTGGATCAGCGGTGGCGCGGTGTCCATCGCGGTCATCATGACCATCGGTTTGCTGGCGGTGATCGCCGTGCGCGGCCTCGGCCACTTCTGGCCGGCCGACCTGGTGCACGCCAGCTATGACGTGCCGGGCCAGGCCAACCACCTGGTCATCGGTGAAGTGGTGCAGAAGGAAGAAGTGCCCCGGGCGCGCCTGAAGAGTGCCGGCCTGCCGGTGCCCGACCAGGGCCCGGAGTTCATGACCCGCGAGCTGATCAAGGTCGGCAACCGTGACCTGAACGGCAACGACTTCACCTGGATCGTCGGCGAGTGGCTGACCAACCAGAGCTACCCCAAGGAGCTGATGGCCATCGAGCGCCGTGAGTGGGGCAACTTCTACGGCTACCTGGTCAACGTCAAGGAAAGCGGCAAGGTGATCGCCGAAGGCGAAGCCGCCTGGCCCGAGCTGCAAGCGCGGATCAACCGCGTGAACCAGCTGGCGGCCCAGCTCAAGACCCTGGAAAAATCCGACATCGGTGCCATCAACGCCGGTCTGGAACGTATCCGCCTGCACGGTCGCAAGCTGGAACTGGACGGCAAGATGAGCCCCGCCGCCCAGGCCGACATGGACGCCGAGCGCGCCGAGCTCAATGCCCGTTACCAGGAGATCGAGGCACGCCTGAGCGACCTGCACGCCCAGTTCAACCGCGACAGCCTGACCGCTCGCGATGCCAACGGTAAGGAAATCGAGATCGGCCTGGGCAAGGTGGTGCACGCCTACCAGCCGAACGCCATGGGCACGTTCACCAAGATCGGCTTCTACTTCAGCAAGGTCTGGGAATTCCTCAGCGACGACCCCCGTGAAGCCAACACTGAAGGCGGCATCTTCCCGGCGATTTTCGGCACCGTGATGATGACCCTGATCATGGCCATGATCGTCACCCCGTTCGGCGTGCTGGCGGCGGTCTACCTGCGCGAATACGCCAAGCAGAACGCCCTGACCCGGGTGATCCGCATCGCGGTGAACAACCTGGCGGGGGTTCCGGCCATCGTCTACGGGGTGTTCGGCCTGGGCTTCTTCGTCTACGTGCTGGGCGGTTCCGTGGACCGCCTGTTCTTCCCCGAAGCCCTGCCGGCGCCGACCTTCGGCACCCCGGGCCTGCTCTGGGCCTCGCTGACCCTGGCGCTGCTGGCGGTGCCGGTGGTGATCGTGGCCACCGAGGAAGGCCTGGCGCGGATTCCCCGCACCGTGCGTGAAGGCTCCCTGGCCCTGGGCGCGACCAAGGCCGAGACGCTGTGGAAGATCGTCCTGCCGATGGCCAGCCCGGCGATGATGACCGGCATGATCCTCGCGGTGGCCCGCGCCGCCGGTGAAGTGGCGCCGCTGATGCTGGTGGGCGTGGTGAAACTGGCACCGTCGCTGCCGCTGGACGGCAACTACCCGTACCTGCACCTGGACCAGAAGATCATGCACCTGGGCTTCCACATCTACGACGTCGGCTTCCAGAGCCCCAACGTCGAGGCCGCGCGGCCGCTGGTGTACGCCACCGCGCTGCTGCTGGTGCTGGTGATCGCCACCCTGAACCTGTCGGCGGTGTGGATCCGTAACCACCTGCGCGAGAAGTACAAGGCGCTGGACAGCTAA
- the pstB gene encoding phosphate ABC transporter ATP-binding protein PstB — protein sequence MQHETHTHGINMSALGRDKQSLSLEQETVAIEVPGLSLFYGEKQALFDVSMNIPKQRVTAFIGPSGCGKSTLLRTFNRMNDLVDGCRVEGAINLYGNNIYRKGEDVAELRRRVGMVFQKPNPFPKTIYENVVYGLRIQGINKKRVLDEAVEWALKGAALWDEVKDRLHDSALGLSGGQQQRLVIARTIAVEPEVLLLDEPCSALDPISTLKVEELIYELKSKFTIVIVTHNMQQAARVSDYTAFMYMGKLVEFGDTDTLFTNPAKKQTEDYITGRYG from the coding sequence ATGCAACACGAAACTCATACCCATGGCATCAACATGTCCGCCCTGGGCCGCGACAAGCAGAGCCTGAGCCTGGAACAGGAAACCGTGGCCATCGAAGTGCCCGGCCTGAGCCTGTTCTACGGCGAGAAACAAGCGCTGTTCGACGTCAGCATGAACATCCCCAAGCAGCGCGTGACCGCCTTCATCGGCCCGTCCGGTTGCGGCAAGTCGACCCTGCTGCGCACCTTCAACCGCATGAACGACCTGGTGGACGGCTGCCGCGTAGAGGGTGCCATCAACCTCTACGGCAACAACATCTACCGCAAGGGCGAAGACGTGGCCGAGCTGCGTCGTCGGGTCGGCATGGTGTTCCAGAAGCCCAACCCGTTCCCCAAGACCATCTACGAAAACGTGGTCTACGGCCTGCGTATCCAGGGCATCAATAAGAAGCGCGTGCTCGACGAAGCCGTGGAGTGGGCGCTCAAGGGTGCGGCGCTGTGGGATGAGGTCAAGGACCGCCTGCACGACTCGGCTCTGGGCCTGTCCGGCGGTCAGCAACAGCGTCTGGTGATTGCCCGGACCATCGCCGTGGAACCGGAAGTGCTGCTGCTGGACGAACCCTGCTCGGCCCTGGACCCGATCTCGACCCTGAAAGTCGAAGAGCTGATCTACGAGCTGAAATCCAAGTTCACCATCGTCATCGTGACCCACAACATGCAGCAGGCGGCGCGGGTGTCCGACTACACCGCGTTCATGTACATGGGCAAGCTGGTGGAATTCGGCGATACCGACACCCTGTTCACCAACCCGGCGAAGAAGCAGACCGAAGACTACATCACCGGGCGTTACGGCTAG
- the phoU gene encoding phosphate signaling complex protein PhoU — protein MISKEGLTHHISQQFNAELEEVRSHLLAMGGLVEKQVNDAVTALIEADSGLAQQVREIDDQINQMERNIDEECLRILARRQPAASDLRLIISISKSVIDLERIGDEATKIARRAIQLCEEGEAPRGYVEVRHIGDQVRNMVRDALDAFARFDADLALSVAQYDKIIDREYKTALRELATYMMEDPRSISRVLSIIWVLRSLERIGDHARNISELVIYLVRGTDVRHLGLKRMKEEVEGTSGESANVPDQADDK, from the coding sequence ATGATTTCGAAGGAAGGCCTTACTCACCATATCTCCCAGCAGTTCAATGCCGAGCTGGAAGAGGTGCGCAGCCACCTGCTGGCCATGGGCGGGCTGGTGGAGAAACAAGTCAATGACGCGGTCACCGCGCTGATCGAAGCCGACTCCGGGTTGGCCCAGCAGGTGCGCGAGATCGACGATCAGATCAACCAGATGGAACGCAATATCGACGAGGAATGCCTGCGCATTCTCGCCCGTCGCCAGCCGGCGGCTTCCGACTTGCGGTTGATCATCAGCATCTCCAAGTCGGTGATCGACCTGGAGCGCATCGGCGACGAAGCCACCAAGATCGCCCGCCGGGCCATCCAGCTGTGCGAAGAGGGCGAGGCCCCGCGCGGCTACGTGGAAGTGCGGCACATCGGCGACCAGGTGCGCAACATGGTGCGCGACGCCCTCGACGCGTTTGCCCGCTTCGATGCCGACCTGGCACTTTCCGTGGCCCAGTACGACAAGATCATCGATCGCGAGTACAAGACCGCGTTGCGCGAGCTGGCCACCTACATGATGGAAGACCCGCGCTCTATCTCGCGGGTTCTGAGCATTATCTGGGTGCTGCGCTCGCTGGAGCGGATCGGCGATCACGCGCGCAACATTTCCGAGCTGGTGATTTACCTGGTGCGCGGCACCGATGTGCGCCATCTGGGACTCAAGCGCATGAAGGAAGAAGTTGAAGGCACAAGTGGCGAATCCGCTAATGTTCCGGATCAAGCTGACGATAAGTAA
- a CDS encoding response regulator — protein sequence MSKVSVLVVDDASFIRDLVKKCLRNYFPGIKIEDAINGKKAQAMLAREAFDLVLCDWEMPEMSGLELLTWCREQESMKSMPFVMVTSRGDKENVVQAIQAGVSGYVSKPFTNEQLLTKVKQALNKVGKLDTLMNSAPTKMNSAFGNDSLSALTGGKPAAVGAASAPVNPFAKPAAAAPATAAAPARGLLNSPPVKAPTPAAAASGGRGQGQLRLSSGNQPCVIKALSIKEALLVVKRTDSLPQVLESAVLDLEQGDNAEVARLNGYLHAVVALEPKPDSEWLQLTFRFVDQDAQKLDYISRLIARGTAQKHFVPGA from the coding sequence ATGAGTAAGGTAAGTGTGTTGGTGGTGGATGACGCTTCGTTCATTCGTGACCTGGTGAAGAAGTGCCTGCGCAACTACTTCCCTGGCATCAAGATCGAAGACGCGATCAACGGCAAGAAGGCCCAGGCGATGCTCGCCCGCGAAGCCTTCGACCTGGTCCTGTGCGATTGGGAAATGCCGGAAATGTCCGGCCTTGAGCTGCTGACCTGGTGCCGTGAGCAAGAGTCCATGAAGTCCATGCCGTTCGTCATGGTCACCAGCCGGGGCGACAAGGAAAACGTGGTGCAGGCGATCCAGGCCGGGGTTTCCGGTTATGTGAGCAAGCCTTTCACCAACGAACAGCTGCTGACCAAGGTCAAGCAGGCGCTGAACAAGGTCGGCAAGCTCGACACCTTGATGAACAGCGCGCCGACCAAGATGAACTCGGCCTTCGGCAATGACTCCCTGAGCGCCCTGACCGGTGGCAAGCCGGCGGCGGTGGGGGCGGCTTCCGCTCCGGTCAATCCGTTCGCCAAACCAGCGGCCGCAGCGCCGGCCACCGCCGCGGCACCGGCACGCGGCTTGCTCAATAGCCCTCCGGTCAAGGCCCCGACGCCCGCGGCAGCGGCCAGTGGCGGTCGTGGCCAGGGTCAACTGCGGTTGTCCAGCGGCAACCAGCCGTGCGTGATCAAGGCCCTGAGCATCAAGGAAGCGTTGCTGGTGGTGAAGCGCACCGACAGCCTGCCGCAGGTGCTGGAAAGCGCGGTGCTGGACCTGGAGCAGGGCGACAACGCCGAAGTGGCGCGGCTCAATGGCTACCTGCATGCGGTGGTGGCGTTGGAGCCCAAGCCGGACAGCGAGTGGCTGCAGCTGACCTTCCGTTTCGTCGACCAGGACGCACAAAAGCTCGACTACATCTCGCGCCTGATCGCCCGCGGCACCGCGCAGAAGCATTTCGTTCCCGGCGCCTGA
- a CDS encoding type II toxin-antitoxin system RelE/ParE family toxin, with protein sequence MPRHKDVVFVGSALRDLRAFPEDARRAAGFQLDLLQQGEQPYDCRSVKTIGPGVFEIRIHEDSGAFRVFYVVRRPAAIYVLHAVRKTTRKTEARDIELARARYQEAGSRHD encoded by the coding sequence ATGCCCAGGCACAAGGATGTGGTGTTTGTCGGGAGCGCGCTGCGGGATCTCAGGGCGTTCCCTGAAGATGCCCGGCGGGCCGCCGGTTTCCAGCTGGATCTGCTGCAGCAGGGTGAACAGCCCTACGATTGCAGGTCGGTGAAAACCATTGGCCCGGGCGTTTTCGAGATCAGGATCCATGAGGATTCAGGGGCGTTTCGGGTGTTCTATGTGGTCAGGCGGCCCGCGGCCATCTATGTGCTGCACGCGGTGCGCAAGACCACCCGCAAGACCGAAGCGCGGGATATCGAACTGGCTCGCGCCAGATATCAGGAAGCAGGTTCACGCCATGACTGA
- a CDS encoding helix-turn-helix domain-containing protein — protein sequence MTDSPVTQRFTSVWDALEATPQEAANMRLRAKLMLELGKTVQAWGLSQKEAAKRLNITQPRLNDVLSGKINKFSLDALVNLSEAAHLGVDLRFDGPGLEPLVPA from the coding sequence ATGACTGATTCACCGGTTACTCAGCGGTTCACCAGTGTCTGGGATGCCCTTGAGGCCACTCCCCAGGAAGCCGCCAACATGCGCCTGCGGGCCAAGCTGATGCTCGAACTGGGCAAGACCGTGCAAGCCTGGGGCCTCTCGCAGAAGGAGGCCGCCAAGCGTCTCAATATCACCCAGCCACGGCTCAACGACGTGCTCAGCGGCAAGATCAACAAGTTCTCCCTCGATGCCCTGGTCAACCTCTCGGAGGCGGCCCATCTGGGGGTGGATCTGCGCTTCGATGGGCCAGGCCTGGAACCCCTGGTGCCGGCCTGA
- a CDS encoding peptidoglycan DD-metalloendopeptidase family protein encodes MFVRLLLLCGLSLLATSLAAMTVYKSVDADGVVSYSDRPSPGAQAFVFHDRMEEHLERQVRLDIHKQKGVDALYVRNDLYAPVEIELGFAALRNVKGAPGRPIRQVLPARSRQRLALLTAINADQPLSYVPRFRYSLGDPAEATQAYRYPLPWRGGPFRLTQGANGQYSHFGPRSRYAMDIAMPVGTPIIAARGGVVVKTENAQNGRGDNPAGNFVRVLHDDGTMGVYLHLKQGSVSVREGQRVAVGSPLGLSGNTGNSSGPHLHFVVQRNTGLGLVSIPYQFNQPLGDLPNFALGKK; translated from the coding sequence ATGTTTGTGCGCCTGCTGCTGTTGTGCGGACTGTCCCTGCTGGCCACGTCGCTGGCGGCGATGACCGTCTACAAATCCGTCGACGCCGATGGCGTGGTGTCCTACAGCGACCGGCCTTCGCCGGGAGCCCAGGCGTTCGTGTTTCACGACCGTATGGAAGAGCACCTGGAGCGTCAGGTGCGCCTGGATATCCACAAGCAAAAGGGCGTGGATGCGCTGTATGTACGCAATGACCTGTATGCGCCGGTGGAGATCGAGCTGGGCTTTGCCGCCCTGCGCAACGTCAAGGGTGCACCCGGGCGCCCCATCCGTCAGGTGCTGCCGGCCCGCAGCAGGCAGCGTCTGGCGCTGCTCACGGCGATTAACGCCGATCAGCCCCTGAGTTATGTGCCCCGGTTCCGTTACTCCCTGGGCGACCCGGCAGAGGCCACCCAGGCCTACCGCTACCCGTTGCCCTGGCGTGGCGGGCCGTTTCGCCTGACCCAGGGGGCCAATGGCCAATACAGCCATTTCGGGCCCAGGAGCCGCTACGCGATGGACATCGCCATGCCGGTGGGTACACCGATCATTGCCGCCCGTGGCGGGGTGGTGGTCAAGACCGAGAATGCCCAGAACGGGCGGGGCGACAACCCGGCGGGCAACTTCGTCCGGGTACTGCACGATGACGGCACCATGGGCGTGTACCTGCACCTCAAGCAAGGTTCGGTCAGCGTGCGGGAAGGGCAGCGGGTGGCGGTGGGCAGCCCGCTGGGGTTGTCGGGCAACACCGGCAACAGCAGCGGGCCGCACCTGCATTTCGTGGTGCAGCGCAATACCGGGCTGGGGCTGGTGTCGATTCCCTATCAGTTCAACCAGCCGCTGGGGGATCTGCCGAATTTTGCCCTGGGCAAAAAATGA